One genomic region from Stutzerimonas decontaminans encodes:
- a CDS encoding TetR/AcrR family transcriptional regulator codes for MQNEPRKVREFRRREQEILDTALQLFLDQGEDSVTVEMIADAVGIGKGTIYKHFKSKAEIYLRLMLDYERDLNQILHSPDLDHDKEALSRAYFEFRMRDPQRYRLFDRLEEKVVKGNQVPEMVEQLHSIRASNFEHLTQLIKGRIAEGKLEDVPPYFHYCAAWALVHGAVALYHSPFWSNVLEDQDGFFQFLMDIGVRMGNKRKRD; via the coding sequence ATGCAGAATGAACCTCGTAAGGTCCGCGAATTTCGTCGCCGCGAACAGGAAATCCTCGATACCGCGTTGCAGCTTTTTCTCGACCAGGGAGAGGACAGCGTTACTGTCGAGATGATTGCCGATGCGGTCGGTATCGGCAAAGGCACGATCTACAAGCACTTCAAGTCCAAGGCCGAAATCTACCTGCGGCTGATGCTCGACTACGAGCGCGACCTGAATCAGATCCTCCACTCGCCTGATCTGGACCACGACAAGGAAGCGCTTTCGCGCGCCTACTTCGAATTCCGCATGCGTGATCCTCAGCGCTATCGGCTGTTCGACCGCCTCGAAGAAAAAGTGGTCAAGGGCAATCAGGTGCCGGAGATGGTCGAGCAGCTGCACAGCATCCGCGCCTCCAACTTCGAGCATCTGACCCAGCTGATCAAAGGTCGCATCGCCGAAGGCAAGCTCGAAGACGTGCCGCCGTACTTCCACTATTGCGCCGCTTGGGCGCTGGTGCATGGTGCGGTGGCGCTGTACCACTCGCCGTTCTGGAGCAACGTACTGGAAGATCAGGACGGCTTCTTTCAGTTCCTGATGGACATCGGCGTGCGCATGGGCAACAAGCGCAAGCGTGACTGA